One Deltaproteobacteria bacterium DNA window includes the following coding sequences:
- a CDS encoding KUP/HAK/KT family potassium transporter: MVESKNSVTLSTTLFLTYLAIGGVLGDIGTSPLYVMSLSFRSLPLTRENVMGVLSLIFWSFVFLSSKYAWMALNMDNNGEGGTFALLNLIRREARKSRGKVNKAKLAGSVAAIAAVFSMICGALLLSDGVITPSISVLAAIEGIEVVYPHLAEYIIPLAVVILSGLFMLQKRGTEKIARLFSPIIIVWFAAIGTVGFINLRQAPWLIKAVSPYYALTFFQHHPIAVVFPILGYVVLCITGGEALYADEAHYSRPAIRLAWGVAAICLLANYFGQGAFILSSKEAVNPFFAMAVPIGHWVYICLLILATMAAIIASQAMITGSFSTYKQAMELRMFPRLLVRNTSPAHPGQIYIPGVNRGMFVACLATVFIFRSSDALGNAYGLAVTGAFIGTTLMMASLLYLRSLEKKSHYLLYVPLLLIFLLFDSGFFFSNLGKIPTGGWFPLLIGTFLVISMIAWEKGSWLLYQNIPKTEVATFLEELQGMELVILPGTNIYMTANENIIPACLLEEYSAGSLKQNLVLVTVKNTELPWGVQYEKKLLGRFHNGDGTIHQVRIDKGYMRLFVNVPKIMNEMDFSQEPRRFVFGMWNPLVVERSWKKWLLRYFRVIYQNSPSLTQRFMIPASAVIYVGGDVEIAFRCE, encoded by the coding sequence TTGGTCGAGTCGAAGAACAGTGTCACACTGTCGACAACGCTGTTTTTGACTTACCTGGCAATCGGTGGAGTCCTGGGTGATATTGGCACCTCTCCTTTATATGTCATGTCGCTCAGCTTTCGCTCTCTCCCTTTGACTCGAGAAAACGTCATGGGAGTTCTTTCCCTGATTTTCTGGTCTTTCGTGTTTCTGTCCAGCAAATACGCCTGGATGGCGCTCAACATGGACAACAACGGTGAAGGCGGCACCTTTGCCCTTTTGAATCTCATACGCCGGGAGGCCCGCAAGAGCCGTGGGAAAGTCAACAAGGCAAAACTGGCAGGCTCTGTGGCGGCCATTGCTGCAGTTTTCTCCATGATCTGCGGCGCTCTGCTGTTGAGCGATGGGGTTATTACCCCGTCGATTTCTGTGCTGGCGGCTATCGAGGGCATCGAGGTGGTCTATCCGCATCTGGCTGAATATATTATTCCACTGGCGGTCGTCATACTCAGCGGTCTGTTCATGCTGCAGAAAAGGGGTACAGAAAAAATTGCCAGGCTCTTCTCGCCCATCATCATTGTCTGGTTCGCTGCCATAGGCACTGTGGGTTTTATCAACCTCAGGCAGGCCCCCTGGTTGATAAAGGCTGTGAGTCCCTACTATGCCCTGACTTTTTTTCAACACCACCCCATTGCCGTGGTATTTCCCATACTTGGCTACGTTGTATTGTGCATTACTGGCGGGGAGGCCCTCTACGCTGATGAAGCACATTATTCCAGGCCTGCCATACGGCTGGCCTGGGGGGTGGCGGCGATCTGTCTGCTGGCCAACTATTTTGGCCAGGGGGCCTTCATCCTCAGCAGCAAAGAAGCAGTAAATCCGTTTTTCGCCATGGCAGTACCCATAGGCCACTGGGTCTATATTTGCCTGTTGATCCTGGCAACCATGGCGGCGATCATTGCCAGCCAGGCAATGATTACCGGCTCCTTTTCCACCTATAAACAGGCAATGGAGCTGCGTATGTTTCCTCGTCTGCTGGTGCGCAACACTTCGCCTGCCCATCCCGGCCAGATATACATCCCCGGAGTGAACCGCGGTATGTTTGTGGCCTGCCTGGCAACCGTGTTCATATTTCGCAGTTCCGACGCTCTGGGAAATGCCTATGGGCTGGCTGTGACCGGCGCCTTCATCGGCACCACTCTCATGATGGCCAGCCTGCTCTACCTGCGGAGTTTGGAAAAAAAGTCGCATTATTTGTTGTATGTGCCATTACTGCTGATCTTCTTGCTGTTCGACTCTGGCTTCTTTTTCTCGAACCTCGGCAAGATTCCTACCGGCGGCTGGTTTCCTCTGCTCATCGGCACTTTTCTGGTAATTTCCATGATTGCCTGGGAAAAAGGCTCATGGCTGCTGTACCAGAACATCCCCAAGACCGAGGTGGCCACTTTTCTGGAAGAATTGCAGGGAATGGAGCTGGTTATTCTGCCCGGCACCAACATTTATATGACCGCCAACGAGAATATTATTCCTGCCTGCCTCCTGGAGGAATATTCGGCAGGCTCTCTTAAACAGAATCTTGTCCTGGTTACGGTGAAAAATACCGAACTGCCCTGGGGTGTGCAGTATGAGAAAAAGCTCCTGGGCCGATTTCACAATGGCGATGGCACCATACATCAGGTGAGAATAGACAAGGGCTACATGAGACTGTTTGTCAATGTACCCAAGATTATGAATGAAATGGATTTCAGCCAGGAGCCGCGACGATTCGTTTTTGGCATGTGGAATCCTCTTGTGGTCGAACGTTCATGGAAGAAATGGCTCTTGCGCTATTTTCGGGTCATTTACCAGAACAGTCCCTCACTGACACAGCGTTTCATGATTCCTGCCTCTGCGGTGATCTATGTGGGCGGCGATGTTGAGATTGCTTTTCGGTGTGAATAG
- a CDS encoding HAMP domain-containing protein codes for MMKTIRSRIIVIFILSLVLATIATGIYYWNLVSVNRRLYFIENYDDLLNNILEVRRFEKNFILYNDKKSLDESKLYLDKAHKILQQLAPNIIKITNKNVYNEFSATLAKYTEVIEKNVNMTNNVMTDKDITMMRTNGKKLVDFALQFIHVKRQRIHQALFRSLFIPIFFLAIFLAAILLTFRIVATDILKPLELIQETTKEIAHGNFVPVNYNAKRQDEIANLTSAINKMAEELDSRQEELVQSRKIAAIGTFTAGIAHELNNPLNNISLTAEALIEDFTDEIPGEAKELIFDVLYQARRAAEVVGNLLDFSRVESPTLEELAIDDVIERTIKLIKNQLMLSHVSLQVKMSSEKLCIRGTLRSLQQVFLNLMLNAIHAMPNGGTLIIEASTYQDKYVRVDVKDTGTGIKSENLQKIFDPFFTTKGVGRGTGLGLSVSYAIVQKIGGYIEVASEVGKGSTFSVYLPICKDKAEVVDEKTASRSG; via the coding sequence ATGATGAAGACGATTAGAAGCAGGATTATAGTAATATTTATCTTGAGCCTGGTATTGGCGACTATTGCGACGGGCATTTATTACTGGAATCTTGTCAGCGTAAACAGAAGATTATATTTTATCGAAAATTATGATGATCTACTAAACAATATATTAGAAGTAAGAAGATTTGAAAAGAACTTCATCTTATATAATGATAAGAAAAGCTTAGATGAATCCAAGTTATATCTTGATAAAGCTCATAAAATTCTACAACAGCTTGCTCCTAATATCATTAAGATAACAAATAAGAACGTCTACAATGAATTTAGTGCAACCCTAGCAAAATATACCGAAGTAATAGAAAAGAACGTCAATATGACAAATAATGTCATGACTGACAAAGATATAACCATGATGCGGACCAACGGCAAGAAGCTTGTTGATTTTGCTTTGCAGTTTATCCATGTCAAACGCCAGCGCATCCACCAGGCTCTCTTTCGCTCACTATTTATCCCCATCTTTTTTCTCGCCATTTTCCTGGCGGCAATCTTGTTGACCTTCCGCATAGTTGCCACTGATATTTTAAAGCCGCTGGAGCTGATCCAGGAAACAACCAAGGAGATAGCGCACGGCAACTTTGTGCCAGTAAACTACAATGCCAAGCGCCAGGACGAAATTGCCAATCTCACCTCCGCTATCAACAAGATGGCGGAGGAGCTGGACAGCAGACAGGAAGAACTGGTGCAGTCTCGAAAGATTGCCGCCATTGGCACCTTCACTGCTGGCATTGCCCACGAACTGAACAATCCTCTCAACAACATATCTCTGACGGCTGAGGCTCTGATCGAGGATTTTACCGACGAGATACCAGGCGAGGCCAAAGAGCTCATCTTTGATGTTCTCTATCAGGCCAGGCGGGCTGCAGAAGTAGTGGGCAATCTACTGGACTTCTCCAGAGTGGAAAGCCCCACCCTGGAGGAGCTGGCAATCGATGACGTCATTGAACGCACCATAAAGCTCATCAAGAATCAGCTCATGCTATCGCACGTGAGTCTACAGGTTAAGATGTCATCTGAGAAGCTCTGTATCAGGGGGACCCTGCGCAGCCTGCAGCAGGTCTTCCTCAATCTGATGCTCAATGCCATACACGCCATGCCCAATGGCGGCACTCTTATCATCGAGGCCAGTACCTACCAGGACAAATATGTGCGGGTAGACGTGAAAGATACGGGCACTGGCATAAAGAGTGAGAATTTGCAAAAGATATTTGATCCTTTCTTCACCACCAAGGGCGTGGGTCGGGGCACCGGCCTGGGCCTTTCGGTGTCGTATGCCATCGTCCAGAAAATTGGCGGCTATATCGAAGTGGCAAGTGAGGTAGGAAAGGGATCCACCTTTTCAGTCTATCTGCCGATCTGCAAAGACAAGGCGGAGGTTGTGGATGAAAAAACGGCTAGCCGTAGTGGATGA
- a CDS encoding sigma-54-dependent Fis family transcriptional regulator, with protein sequence MKKRLAVVDDELIVCRRLSRALSKEGYEVETFQAAEPFLERMARKSFEVIFLDLRLPDTDGMAVLSQIKKNWQNSEVIIITGYGSIDSAIEAIKKGAYHYVAKPLKLNEVRLLAAGAVEKVRLKEEVARLQRSLDEERRSFSGLVGNSKVMQEIFNLIKKVAVVDCNVLLQGETGTGKELVARAIHNLSPRSSHPFVSFNCGSFTEELIANELFGHEKGAFTGAVATKIGLLETSHRGTVFLDEIGEMSFAMQVKLLRVIQEKKILRVGGTRPIDLDIRVIAASNKDLKELVEQGEFREDLYYRLNVVSIVLPRLEERKEDIPLLIAHFINKYSEGLRKQIRHVSPEAMEILLSYGYPGNVRELENIIERAVALAEGDVVRVEDLPPDLQKLEFLSLKGEDLLPLAEIEKRHIAKVLERTGWNRSLTCEILNLPRTTLWRKMKKYGLAEE encoded by the coding sequence ATGAAAAAACGGCTAGCCGTAGTGGATGATGAACTCATAGTATGCCGCCGGCTGTCCAGGGCCCTGAGTAAAGAAGGCTATGAGGTGGAAACCTTCCAGGCGGCCGAGCCCTTTCTCGAGCGAATGGCGCGGAAAAGCTTCGAAGTGATCTTTCTTGATCTCAGGCTGCCCGATACTGACGGCATGGCTGTGCTCTCCCAGATAAAGAAAAACTGGCAGAACAGTGAAGTGATAATCATCACCGGCTACGGTTCCATAGATTCTGCCATCGAGGCCATCAAAAAAGGGGCCTACCACTACGTAGCAAAACCACTCAAGTTGAATGAAGTTCGGTTGCTGGCTGCCGGGGCTGTGGAGAAGGTGCGGCTCAAAGAGGAAGTGGCAAGACTGCAGAGAAGTCTGGATGAAGAACGGCGATCCTTCAGTGGGCTGGTAGGCAACAGCAAGGTAATGCAGGAAATATTCAACCTGATCAAGAAAGTTGCCGTGGTGGATTGCAATGTTCTTCTGCAGGGCGAGACTGGCACCGGCAAAGAACTGGTGGCCAGGGCTATTCATAACCTCAGTCCGCGAAGCTCCCATCCGTTCGTATCTTTTAACTGCGGCAGTTTTACTGAAGAGTTGATTGCCAATGAACTTTTCGGCCATGAAAAAGGGGCCTTCACCGGCGCAGTGGCAACGAAGATAGGACTTCTGGAGACCTCGCACAGGGGCACAGTGTTTCTTGATGAAATAGGAGAAATGTCCTTTGCCATGCAGGTGAAACTGCTGCGGGTTATCCAGGAGAAAAAGATCCTCAGGGTTGGGGGGACCAGACCGATCGATCTCGATATACGCGTTATTGCAGCCAGCAACAAGGATCTGAAAGAGCTGGTGGAGCAGGGTGAGTTCAGGGAAGATCTCTACTACCGGTTGAATGTTGTCAGCATAGTTCTGCCCAGGCTCGAAGAAAGGAAGGAAGATATTCCCTTGCTGATTGCTCATTTTATCAACAAATACAGCGAGGGTTTGCGCAAACAGATCCGTCATGTCAGTCCTGAGGCCATGGAGATCTTATTGAGCTACGGTTATCCGGGGAACGTGCGCGAACTGGAGAACATTATCGAGCGGGCAGTTGCCTTAGCAGAAGGCGATGTGGTAAGAGTTGAGGACCTGCCGCCTGATTTGCAAAAGTTGGAATTTCTGTCTCTGAAAGGTGAAGACCTGCTGCCTCTGGCAGAGATAGAAAAAAGGCACATAGCCAAAGTGCTGGAACGGACCGGCTGGAACAGAAGTCTCACCTGTGAAATCCTGAATCTGCCGCGGACCACTCTATGGAGAAAAATGAAGAAATATGGTCTGGCTGAAGAATAG
- a CDS encoding universal stress protein yields MKRIMVVLESSETNLWSAVHAINLAKRVGGKVYILRVLPAKKIGASMPVPETVEAERQEKLEGLIEQGRSQGIVVDYQISHGNYEDEVVRFIRETKVDILVLTAPHLLRSGRRDRALSIENIRHRVNCRIELVSEKPDEPSRR; encoded by the coding sequence ATGAAGCGAATTATGGTGGTTCTGGAAAGCAGTGAGACCAATCTCTGGTCAGCCGTGCACGCCATAAACCTGGCCAAGCGGGTGGGTGGCAAGGTGTACATTCTTAGGGTGTTGCCCGCGAAAAAGATCGGAGCCAGCATGCCAGTGCCGGAAACAGTAGAGGCTGAGCGGCAGGAGAAGCTGGAAGGCCTCATTGAGCAGGGGCGTTCTCAGGGCATTGTAGTAGATTATCAGATCTCACATGGAAATTATGAGGATGAGGTGGTGAGATTTATCAGGGAAACAAAGGTTGACATCCTTGTCCTTACCGCACCTCATCTTCTGCGAAGTGGCAGGCGAGACAGAGCGCTTTCTATCGAGAATATCAGACACCGGGTGAATTGTCGCATCGAGCTCGTATCGGAAAAACCAGATGAACCATCGAGGAGATGA
- a CDS encoding sulfite exporter TauE/SafE family protein, with protein sequence MTMFWHLYLPIAGNSVNVILIFVMGGFVGLLSGIFGVGGGFLMTPLLIMAGIPPTVAAASDSNQIVGASTSGTLAHYRLGNVDFKMGILLLIGGVTGGTVGVQIIKVLRQLGNADFLITITYVLMLGFVGSYMFFESLQAMRKKKAPVKETAAKESKYARLVGRLPWQTDFERSGVRLSILMPLGLGVMVGILAAIMGVGGGFIMVPVMVYLLRMPMHVVVGTSLFQILFTCIDVTIMQAYANHTVDFVLALILLLGSTLGAQFGARISKKLGGEQLKILLATLVLLVMVKMLLSLLMTPNIMVAYKGGH encoded by the coding sequence ATGACTATGTTCTGGCACCTCTATCTCCCTATTGCAGGGAACAGCGTCAATGTCATTCTGATTTTTGTGATGGGTGGTTTTGTTGGGTTGCTGTCGGGAATTTTTGGAGTGGGCGGCGGTTTCCTGATGACACCGTTGCTCATCATGGCCGGCATCCCGCCCACAGTGGCCGCCGCCTCTGATTCCAACCAGATAGTTGGAGCTTCCACCTCCGGTACCCTGGCGCACTACCGTCTGGGCAACGTGGATTTCAAAATGGGCATTCTTCTGCTCATCGGTGGGGTGACCGGAGGCACCGTGGGGGTGCAGATCATAAAGGTCCTGCGGCAGCTGGGCAATGCAGACTTTCTCATCACCATTACCTACGTGTTGATGCTCGGCTTTGTGGGCTCATACATGTTTTTCGAGAGCCTGCAGGCCATGCGAAAGAAAAAGGCCCCTGTCAAAGAGACAGCAGCAAAAGAGTCAAAGTATGCCAGACTGGTGGGCCGACTGCCGTGGCAGACGGATTTTGAGAGGTCCGGCGTCAGACTTTCCATTCTTATGCCTCTTGGTCTGGGAGTTATGGTGGGCATACTGGCGGCCATCATGGGGGTTGGCGGCGGTTTCATCATGGTGCCGGTGATGGTTTACCTGTTGAGGATGCCCATGCACGTGGTGGTGGGAACCAGCCTCTTCCAGATTCTCTTCACCTGCATCGATGTCACCATCATGCAGGCCTATGCCAATCATACTGTTGATTTTGTCCTGGCGCTCATCCTGCTCCTGGGTTCCACTCTGGGGGCCCAGTTCGGAGCCAGGATAAGCAAGAAGCTTGGCGGTGAGCAGCTCAAGATCCTCCTCGCCACTCTGGTGCTGCTGGTGATGGTGAAGATGCTCTTGAGCCTTCTCATGACACCAAATATCATGGTAGCATACAAAGGAGGTCATTGA
- a CDS encoding TIGR02186 family protein has protein sequence MLKRIVICQSIALLFLLGKAPASRANSITAHLNPERIEIGAFFNGSKVFVSGVVPADSEVAVRLAGMRQEVALKKKGKALGLLWMNLGSVTVRNAPSLYLLCLSEKLQELARENPEQWQALNIGFTSLKREMSVDSDVDADDADSILEEFIRLKKSEGLYAVGRSSISYGELNNDGKPYKAIVEIPPRLTPGKYLLEVIAVANGRVLATEKNWLEVEEVGFPAFLTVLAFNHGALYGLLATIVAIAAGLLMGVIFKGEKGAH, from the coding sequence GTGCTGAAAAGGATCGTTATCTGTCAGTCTATTGCTCTCTTGTTCTTGTTGGGCAAGGCTCCTGCATCACGTGCCAACAGCATAACTGCCCACCTGAATCCTGAGCGAATCGAGATTGGTGCTTTCTTCAACGGCAGCAAAGTGTTTGTTTCCGGCGTGGTGCCGGCAGACAGCGAGGTGGCGGTGAGACTGGCCGGGATGCGCCAGGAAGTTGCCCTGAAGAAGAAGGGCAAGGCCCTCGGCCTGTTGTGGATGAATCTGGGTAGCGTCACAGTGCGAAATGCACCGAGCTTGTATCTCCTCTGCCTGTCTGAAAAATTGCAAGAGCTAGCCCGCGAAAATCCAGAGCAATGGCAGGCACTGAACATAGGCTTCACTTCTCTGAAAAGAGAAATGAGTGTTGACTCCGATGTGGATGCAGATGATGCTGACTCTATCCTGGAGGAGTTCATTCGTCTCAAGAAAAGCGAAGGACTCTATGCCGTAGGGAGGAGCAGCATAAGTTATGGGGAGCTGAACAACGACGGCAAACCTTACAAAGCGATTGTTGAGATTCCGCCGCGGCTCACCCCGGGCAAGTATCTGTTGGAGGTAATCGCTGTGGCCAACGGCAGAGTGCTGGCTACAGAAAAAAACTGGCTGGAGGTTGAGGAGGTGGGATTCCCTGCCTTTCTTACCGTGCTTGCCTTCAACCATGGAGCCCTGTATGGACTCCTGGCCACTATTGTGGCAATTGCCGCCGGTTTGCTCATGGGGGTCATATTCAAAGGTGAGAAGGGTGCACACTGA
- a CDS encoding pyruvate, water dikinase — protein sequence MGVLERLKKTIFPGRQRSGEVTFLELFKTFQNILEKNNKILEVIAGMGDKLGGEYVFDKQYIISSCREVGELVRDLIYDLNIIAQKKYLDLYDAFERIHHDIEEELAGRPVISEGSYVIPLEEIPRDSSDMVGGKMANLGEIVNILGLASSPGFVITTAAFKAFMEYNNIWDRIREQPLDEKSAEEIYRLICDGSVPGEIQNDLQSCVDRLADKVGRYNLFFAVRSSARGEDSLHSFAGQFKSYLNEPVQNLTQCYKEVVASGYSPSALAYRREKEIGEDEVAMAVGCQLMVQAEASGVLYTMDPTAPAREIAVIEAIWGLGAPLVSGEAAGDHYLVSRIPPHEVEAFNVRLKTSMLIPKEGGGTETVPVPEELRTCPCIAAEHIRRLVELALVIERYFKKPQDIEWALDRDGQFVILQSRPLNIQAQVASLVCDLSTVGEGHRIIFRDKGSIAQRGIGAGTVWFIRSDEDMENFPAGAILVSKRTSPRLARVVPKASGILTDVGSPTGHMATIAREFRVPTIVNTGVATSLLEPGQEITVDAEQNVVYEGRVKELCYYEFTEEPFEESDEYRLLLRVLKKIAPLNLVNPHERNFAPEGCKTYHDITRFVHEKAVAHLIHREYHGKEPDAPARRLKLNIPIGLLLIDIGGGIDAAAGSGDLQPEQVTSVPLRAILEGMTHPGMWSTEPMSVDLGSFMSSLTRTFSSQLATPKYLGQNLAVVSQQYMNLSLRLGYHFNMVDAYISENINDNYAYFRFLGGVTELLRRERRVRLLAEILEQNDFRVDVTGDLVVGRIKKLDVSGMIEKMKVLGHLVAFTRQLDVQMIDDDKVNGAIAMFNKLAAGNLLPESKGRSNGQR from the coding sequence ATGGGCGTTCTTGAAAGGCTCAAAAAGACGATTTTCCCTGGAAGACAGCGTTCTGGAGAAGTGACTTTTCTCGAGCTGTTCAAGACCTTTCAGAACATCCTGGAAAAAAATAACAAGATACTGGAAGTAATTGCTGGCATGGGCGACAAGCTCGGCGGAGAATATGTCTTCGACAAACAGTATATTATCTCGAGCTGCCGTGAGGTGGGGGAGCTTGTTCGGGATCTCATATATGACTTGAACATCATAGCCCAAAAAAAATATCTCGATCTCTACGATGCTTTCGAACGCATCCACCACGACATTGAAGAGGAGCTTGCCGGCAGACCGGTTATCAGTGAAGGCTCCTATGTCATACCCCTCGAGGAGATTCCTCGAGATTCGAGCGACATGGTGGGCGGCAAGATGGCCAATTTAGGGGAAATAGTAAATATCCTGGGGTTGGCATCATCGCCAGGCTTTGTTATTACCACTGCTGCCTTCAAGGCCTTCATGGAATACAATAACATTTGGGACAGGATCAGAGAACAGCCCCTGGATGAGAAAAGTGCCGAGGAGATCTATCGACTCATCTGCGACGGTTCTGTTCCAGGGGAAATCCAGAATGACCTGCAGAGCTGTGTTGACAGACTGGCAGACAAAGTAGGCAGGTACAACCTGTTTTTCGCTGTAAGGAGCAGTGCCCGGGGTGAAGACTCTCTGCACAGCTTTGCCGGTCAGTTCAAGAGCTATCTCAACGAACCCGTTCAGAACCTGACGCAATGCTACAAGGAGGTAGTCGCCAGCGGTTATTCCCCGTCTGCATTGGCCTACAGAAGGGAAAAGGAGATAGGCGAGGACGAAGTGGCTATGGCAGTGGGTTGCCAGCTAATGGTCCAGGCCGAGGCGAGTGGTGTTCTCTATACCATGGATCCAACTGCACCTGCCCGTGAGATTGCAGTGATTGAGGCCATATGGGGCCTGGGCGCCCCCCTGGTCTCGGGCGAGGCTGCTGGAGATCACTACCTGGTGAGCCGCATCCCACCGCACGAAGTGGAGGCATTCAATGTGCGGTTGAAGACGTCCATGCTGATACCAAAAGAGGGCGGCGGCACAGAAACAGTACCAGTGCCAGAGGAGTTGCGGACCTGTCCCTGTATCGCTGCTGAGCACATACGCCGACTGGTTGAACTGGCACTGGTAATCGAGAGGTATTTCAAGAAACCCCAGGACATAGAATGGGCTCTGGATCGCGACGGCCAGTTTGTCATCTTGCAAAGCAGGCCCCTCAATATCCAGGCACAGGTGGCCAGTCTGGTCTGCGACCTCAGCACCGTGGGAGAAGGACACCGAATAATATTTAGAGACAAGGGCAGCATTGCTCAAAGAGGAATAGGCGCCGGCACTGTGTGGTTCATTCGCAGCGATGAGGATATGGAAAATTTCCCGGCAGGAGCCATACTTGTAAGCAAGCGCACCTCACCGCGCTTGGCCAGGGTGGTGCCGAAGGCCAGTGGCATTCTCACAGATGTGGGCTCACCCACCGGTCACATGGCCACCATTGCCAGGGAGTTCCGGGTGCCAACTATTGTAAACACCGGCGTAGCCACCAGCCTTCTGGAGCCTGGTCAGGAGATCACTGTGGACGCGGAACAGAACGTGGTATATGAGGGAAGGGTGAAAGAGCTCTGCTATTATGAGTTCACCGAAGAACCCTTTGAAGAAAGCGACGAATACCGCCTGCTCTTGCGGGTGCTCAAGAAGATAGCGCCCCTCAATCTGGTAAATCCTCATGAGAGAAACTTTGCCCCTGAAGGCTGCAAGACATATCATGACATTACCCGATTCGTTCACGAGAAGGCGGTGGCACATCTGATTCACCGGGAGTACCATGGCAAGGAACCGGACGCTCCAGCCAGGAGACTCAAGCTGAACATCCCTATCGGCCTGTTGCTTATTGATATTGGCGGCGGCATAGATGCTGCGGCAGGCTCGGGAGACCTGCAGCCTGAGCAGGTGACCTCGGTGCCCCTGCGGGCAATACTGGAAGGCATGACGCATCCCGGCATGTGGAGCACCGAGCCCATGTCCGTAGATCTGGGGTCATTCATGTCCAGTCTTACCCGGACCTTCTCCTCGCAGCTGGCGACTCCCAAGTATCTGGGGCAGAACCTGGCAGTGGTGTCGCAGCAGTATATGAACCTCAGCCTGAGGCTGGGGTATCATTTCAATATGGTAGATGCCTACATCAGCGAGAATATCAACGACAACTATGCCTACTTCCGTTTTCTCGGGGGAGTGACGGAGTTGCTGCGCCGGGAGAGGCGGGTTAGACTGCTGGCCGAGATCCTGGAACAAAATGATTTTCGGGTGGATGTTACCGGAGATCTGGTGGTGGGCAGAATAAAGAAGTTGGACGTCTCTGGCATGATTGAAAAGATGAAGGTTTTGGGACACTTGGTTGCTTTTACCAGGCAGCTGGACGTACAAATGATTGACGATGACAAGGTAAATGGTGCCATTGCCATGTTCAACAAATTGGCGGCGGGTAATTTACTGCCGGAAAGCAAAGGAAGGTCAAATGGGCAACGATAA
- a CDS encoding response regulator has translation MGNDKKRQILILDDEPIVSKRLKPALEKAGYEVEAFTQSTKAMKRVQEKEFDIVITDLKMEGIDGMEFLTEVKKRSDKAEVIVITGFATMETAKESFQKGVFDFVAKPFKRAELLEIVRKAEEKVRLKEAQMKE, from the coding sequence ATGGGCAACGATAAAAAGAGACAGATACTCATTCTGGACGATGAACCCATAGTTTCCAAACGGCTCAAGCCGGCCCTGGAAAAAGCCGGCTACGAGGTTGAAGCGTTTACGCAAAGCACCAAGGCCATGAAGCGCGTGCAGGAAAAGGAATTCGATATTGTCATAACCGATCTCAAGATGGAAGGCATAGACGGCATGGAATTCCTTACAGAGGTGAAGAAGCGCTCTGATAAGGCCGAAGTAATAGTAATTACCGGTTTCGCCACCATGGAAACGGCGAAGGAGTCTTTCCAGAAAGGAGTGTTCGATTTTGTGGCCAAGCCTTTCAAGAGGGCGGAACTGTTGGAGATTGTGAGAAAAGCAGAAGAGAAGGTCCGCCTGAAGGAAGCACAGATGAAGGAGTGA
- a CDS encoding universal stress protein, translated as MIKALVPVAADLASSIALRCACQLASQVNLEIQTIHIKEATTEGSSSVGTGWVRLTWERTMLSQAEDDLAQLMRAERTHCPTLGEPKIVLGDRDDEILRELQHGSYDLFLEGTISTFSSAYLTKRLQSSLYQRMPCPFIMVKNLMPLERVAILLSNNVDIPRLVQVFSRTMAAARLALDVLYLKFDGAEGGGDAEAARGDLQSAKELLEKQELAPEKVEVKSGEPEALAGQLENYGLLATLLPRGFKTKTPFYKFLVATPVPIFLSWQ; from the coding sequence ATGATTAAAGCACTTGTTCCCGTGGCCGCAGATCTGGCATCCAGCATAGCTCTTCGCTGTGCCTGTCAATTGGCGAGCCAGGTGAACTTAGAGATTCAGACGATTCACATCAAGGAAGCCACAACAGAGGGTTCTTCTTCAGTAGGCACAGGATGGGTCAGATTGACCTGGGAGAGGACCATGCTGAGCCAGGCAGAAGATGACCTGGCGCAGCTTATGCGGGCCGAGCGAACGCACTGTCCCACCCTTGGAGAGCCAAAGATTGTCCTTGGCGACAGAGACGACGAGATACTGCGAGAGCTGCAGCACGGCTCCTATGATCTCTTCCTGGAAGGAACCATCTCCACCTTTAGCTCGGCCTATCTGACCAAGCGGCTGCAATCGTCGCTGTATCAGAGAATGCCCTGTCCGTTCATCATGGTAAAGAACTTGATGCCACTCGAAAGGGTGGCAATCTTGCTGAGCAACAATGTGGATATCCCCCGGTTGGTCCAGGTATTCAGCCGGACAATGGCAGCTGCTCGCCTGGCTCTGGATGTACTGTATCTGAAGTTTGACGGGGCCGAGGGCGGCGGGGACGCCGAAGCAGCGCGCGGCGATCTGCAGTCTGCCAAGGAACTCCTGGAGAAGCAGGAATTGGCGCCTGAGAAAGTGGAGGTGAAAAGCGGCGAACCTGAGGCACTGGCCGGGCAGCTGGAAAATTATGGACTTTTGGCAACCCTGTTGCCCAGGGGATTCAAGACCAAGACGCCCTTCTACAAGTTTCTGGTAGCTACCCCGGTGCCGATTTTCCTTTCCTGGCAGTGA